Within Wyeomyia smithii strain HCP4-BCI-WySm-NY-G18 chromosome 2, ASM2978416v1, whole genome shotgun sequence, the genomic segment CACGCGGGCAGCTTTGGGgcaccctctccgaattggttgaaacttttcgAGTGTGAAGATATCACCTAATTGAGCATCTGTGCATActtattttttccaaaattagtctaggCTGTCTTCTGAAAAGGACGAAACTTGTTTAgctgattttttgtaaatcaatataatttaaaaacggtaaattctacaaaaaagtgttttatgagtaacttttaggaaattgtctaaattttcatgaaaatatggaaaaaaatatatatcatgtccaacattaaaaaaaaatgctatttaaacacaaaaaatcgatttagaaaaaataatcatctccgaattggctgaattttttttttgtgaaaaacaacAGTGTCGTCCATACATCGCGAGTTGAGCATATTTAAGAAAAAAGAGTTattcttacaaataacaaaaaatatatgcaaACTGAAACTaaggtaccgtggaatggggtgaaattgatcagtggggtgaaattgatcacttgaAAATTCGTGATGAAAAATACTTATCAAAACCTATTGCTCTTACaaactaggcaatgttaacgtgtccttaaacgcaacttttgcatgattcacatacctgtcaaagttaacccttgcatgcccggtgcaatttttcatattttcgaaaaattcttttaactcagtcaaaactcaagcAAATTTGATCggacaagtttccaaataacaaaaaaaagtattgaatttacttaaagtaatcttagttgagggttaattacgttacgTTAACGTTacgaagtgagtaaagtttgataaaagcacaaaaaatgtaattttcaacaatgatcattccacaccattaaagaaatactgatgaattcgcaggaaaccacgaagattttaatttcacagctagtttttaagcttttgcaacaaaccgaattgaaatcggtctaacgacgatcaaataagagcaaatttagcaacaagcagctcgtgaaccaaaataaacaaattttaacctgaaatatcgttatttttgtttccaaactagctgtaaatgatatttttcagaacaaaaaacatcatttatctttagcatgtcgaaaaaaaaaacacattgccaaaaggatgtatggatttcaatggtgatcaatttcatcccAATTTAcgtcatagtaccttatagaattatcgaatttatttcacgaagtagacgatagaaatttcaccaatagccatagaggtttactggagcacataccagtacttgttttaaaattatactatttcgggaaattgttataaaaattgatcaatttcaccccgttccatggtaattcacatattttaatgaagttagtacaaacctgtatatttttttttaaaactattttcccCTTTCTCTTTCCAAAAcggctaaaacattcaaaatcggttggaaaacaaatgagttaaaaataattttcatacgCTGAGGTTAAAAAAAccggcattttgaccataatttcaaattttggggctgtttgaaaaaaaatccagtatgagcgaaagttgcactcgactaaacttacaaccttcactgcgtcacttcaaaagttcttgcattttttttcatttgtagcataCTTGAatacttttgaaagaaaaaaaaagttgttcgaaagcccgcgatggatgattttccggagggtctcaaatgaaaggtaaaaagctatatattcaaatggtgaagattttggcgatgcccatttttttagaacaaagttgttttttttttacacgccGTGGGATGGCCGGTTGCTGAGGTTAGGGTTCGTTGTAGTGTAGGGTCTAATAAAGTTACCAGATGGATAAAGCTTCTGATTtacattttttgtgaaaaaatgaTTGTATGTATCGAACATATTTTTCAGCGATGTGTGCTACTTCAACATAAAACATAAGCTGTAATAATGCTTTCAGTGTATCTACACtcagttgtgttttttttttttcagtttttccaaGCTTTGTTAACGACAAAAAATAATCGTTCGGTTTCAGTTTTGCAAATACAACGCGAATttagcattttttttcgaatgatGGAGTAgtatatttttgatttcaagATGGAGCAAAAGCTAATAAATGAGCAAAATGACACTTGTTATAGAGGTACTCAGTTGTTGCGAAAATATGTTACATCTGGTGATTCAATTTTATTGATACCGCGAGACATTAATGAAGCAAACAACTAATGTACAATTTTACTGAGCAACAAACTGAAAATCTGTACATAACTTGGATAGAACTTTATgcttaaaaaatattaattctCACTTCAGCAGCTCACTTGTTATTGAATGAGATAGTCAAAAAGATTCATAACTGATTGTTTCAATATTGTGAATCAGCAACAAAAACACTAGATCTGAATAAGTTAACTATTTTTATTCAAGAATgaccaacaacaacaaactcaAAAACAACCGTACAAAATTACTGCTCCACCTGATGGAGGTCCTTTCTCGCGATAGCTTCAATGCGGTACGAATTCGGGAAACGCAATCGCAGCTCGATTCCAGCATCCAGCTTGGGGTCTCGCTTGTGTTTCGCGTTGGAACGCTGCCGGTAGCGTATGATGTAACCGGGAATCATCATCCGGCCGTGTTGGCGTCCCTTGACCTGCTCGCAGTTCAGTCCACCTGGGTTGATATTTAGGCAGTACACATTGTTGCATTTGTCGATCGCCGCAGCAGGCAATTCGGTTGCAATCTCCCACGATTCTCGAGACAGGCTTTTGTCCCAGTAGTCCGAGTCCGGGAAATCGGACTCGTTGGAGGCGAATTGGATACACGAGGTTGTAGCTGAGGTGGTAGGCGTGGCAGTAGtggttttatttcttttatagAACATTTGATCCCATGTGAAATCTTCAGCGGTTTTCTCGGTTGCACTCGTTGAAGGTTCAGTCGCGAGTGTTGGTTCTTCGGTTTCAAAAGGAGTTGTAAGATCAGTCGGTATATCGGGTAGGTCAGTTGTAGCAACACTTGTAGGTATTTCGGTTACAACTGGTGTATTGGTGGATATTGGAATATCGGTGGACGGGACATGTGTTTCGGTTGTGACGTCATCGATATCGGTAACAGTTTCATGGCTTTCATCTGGCGTTGTTGGAGGCTGGGTCGAAAAGGTTACAAGCTTGGTAGTTGGAGTGGTGATAAACACTTCTGTAGTTGTTCGAATCCTTTTGGTAGATATGGGAATTGGAGTGGATTTGACTGTACTCGAAGCAGGTGTAGCTGCAGTTCGCTGAGCCTCTGTAGTTGGTTCTGACTTCGTAGTTGCGAGTGAACATTCCGAACTTGGCGTTGAAGTTGTACACGAACATCGGCCGCTGGCTGTTATAGTTGTATTTATAGTACTAACAGCAGTTGTTAGCCGAGGGACACTCTCACAATCCGTCAGATTGTGCTTTGCTAAGTAATCTGAAATGATTTTGACTAATGGTAAACAACGGCATTCGTCTGTATGCCTTGGAACACAACGCTCTAGTTCCACGCTGTATTCCATCGAGGGAGGACATCTGAAAGAAATGCATCTTAAGCTTTATCTAATGTTAGCTAAAACTTTCAAAGCTATTCTCACTCGTATCGGATTTGAAAATATGATCCATCCATGTTAGGAATGCACCGGTAGTATAGATTGCAGTCATTGGACGTTCGAAACTGTCCTCGTGCAACACACTGAGGAAAATATTCGCCACTAAAGCGATCGAAGATCTCGTAAGGGATGGGCTGTTAAATAGGTCTACATTTTGAACAGCATTCCATAAAAAGTTATTAACTGCACTTACGTAACACCTCGTCATAGTTGTACACCGATGTAATTCTGGATGATACATTGTATGGTATGGACACCGATAGACAAACTGTTGATATCCATGGCGGTACTCCTGGCAATCGTAATAAAACGAGCAATTTGAAGGAACGGGGAAGACACCTGCAATAGTTTCAATTGTATAAAGTTCCAACTGAAGTTAACGAAAAACTACCAGGCTGATTGCAGTTCGGAACTACAACATCACAGTTTTCCGACTCGTCATATACTCTAATGGTTTTGGCTGAGGTCCAATTTCTTTCAACACACCTTCCCTCCGTTTCGTTGAATACCTAAAACCGTTTAGAAACGTATTATGATAAAGATCTGCTTCAGCAGTACTCACGGTCATACCATATCCGTAGGGCACATCCCTATCATAACACCATCCGGGTGACAAACGTAGTAGAAGTCGTTTCGATCGAACTTGTGCATGCCTTGGTCGTCGTTGGTACATTTGGCAGACTGgtgaagcaaatttttttttctgctgagaAACTTTTAACACGATAGTGATGGCATAGAAACAAACTTACGTGATCTGCTATGACAAAGTAGCCTCCACCGGGGAAATTTTGACATCTTCTTCTGAACCTATCATAATATTCCAGTTTCGTACAAGGTTCCTAAGTCAAAGTAAAACGAAAAAGACACAAATGTTCtataaccctttccgaccgagcccacacaattgtgtaggtgaaAAATGACGGATAAGAAAACCTAAATCGGAAcaattcctatataaaaacacttggttgctcttgttttttatttttcgtagcagctgcgatgttgacactagcgttgtgaacaataaaacaatgaataggacgttcaaaaaacgagagagaaggttttgtttgagtcaccttctacctacgcaattatatgggcccggtcggaaagggatgaACAGTTATTCAGGTTAAAATTATCAGTAGCTTGTAACTGTGTTTGAAATAATCTTTTCTGGCAGCTACCTTctaataaaatactacaaggtatatagccctaggggttgtatgaaatggtgacgtaggactaaatatatatattatatgctgcgataaactgttcataggcaacactaccgtttatatttgttggtcgttattgtaaaaataacgatgcatgaatacatgaaaattttacactagtagtagttgtgaaagttctcataactcttattttcaagcatttatagttctgaaaagaactgattctataatcttcagctcgaaatgtgtgctacagaacgtaATATATTTGCTTGACCgcgcaaaataaaatttgctctccactGTGCCCTTCAaaagctgtgccagcaaaatatcctgcctgttgctgccgtatgcaaaataaaggtaaggtattccgcagtgcctggaagttgacttgtatgcagctctcgtttctcaatgtcgcgtacctatAACAGCCATtgtccactcgctattgtgtgacaaactagactgaagttgaattttctacacgcagtcttttgtatcgagttcagcgtagatgtTTGCCATGAGCGCGTGgacacgcagcttagagaaagacaaacaaaacaaaacaccttcgatactactgagtgactTTCAAGcaccaaaagaaagtttttgctttcccgatgcgaaaaccACTCTGGTTCTTAGTCTAATTTGCGTTAATAATATtcgactgataacggtgttagAGTAGGCACAAAGAAACAATTGAACTGAAAAACCACTCAATTTAcaagtgaaattttttgaaatgagggttatatctagctgtgataaactattcataggtgacaataccgtttatctttgatgTGCCAAGGTCGTTATTGCAAAAataattattgagaaatagatgaacatttcacactagtagtagttgtggaaattctcataacttttattttcaagcatttacagttctgaaaagaactgattGGATTCTTTAAACAAACAACTTGTTCCAAACCCGGGCCCCGGAAACCTTACTCTGCCGGAACTAATAACTTTGACAACGTCTAAGCTGAAATATGCTATAATTTCGTAATAACTTCAtataagtcctggagatgtatggTCTCCAACAAAAAAGTGTGTTTTATATGCCCAAATGTTTCTTTAAAAcaatgttttcttgtaaaatgtaactaacaaaagttaattacaaaaaactaacttttaagtaacttttatgtaaaatactctgtaactctaatcctaatgaagataggaatattgtttgttcagcaaagtttcaaatttttgcacgttctaaaaaaaagttagtatttttaatgTGTAAAAACCTATGTATGAAAACACATGCGCGCCGTACTCTAAtcaggtggattgggacaaatggaacctactacagtttatagtacttcagcttaacttcaaggaaaagtattgacatcatgattccacttgcccctttttagcCTATACGTTCCTAATgttatcggaatatatatagttttgtaagctgtcagtggtcacgcacACGCCAAACGCAAGTTACTAAAATTGCCTTCTTTCCTAGCAAACTATGAGCCTGCAGTAcaccaaagtttgttattttttgtgtgtgtggAAACGCAAACACTACTATCGTGACGACAAGTTACCATTGATTGCATTTAGTCCTCTACACACCACCTCTCGCCTGGGCCTGGGAGTACTGTGTGCTCCAACGTAATCCTTCAACTATACTCCGACGTTTAAACTGTACGGATAAAGTGATAATTCACTCGCCGATATATGAAAATATCACTAGTCATAACGACATTAAATCATAAGATATTACGTCATTGCTTTATAAATAGAGATACAGAATAAGATTACACtatttgtcttttttttgaaacatgatatcaaatttgatcaccggtttttattttagatgtttgaacgccatgtagttttcgattttttctaaaaTCAAACATAGTTGCTGTTCTTCATATTCGCTGAATATATTCAACAGCAGGCGAACCCTTTCATTAACCATGCATATGTTGATTTgtgttaaaagaaaaacaaaacaaattccgAAATCGGTGCAAAAAAACCGCGTTCGCGTTAAAATATACTTCATTTGCTAAAAGTTTTTTAACCGTTTCTGCTAgaaaataaaatcgaaaaacaatAAACAGCACTATTATTTCCACCTACGAATCGAACTCAATattaaggaaaaatataaaacgattaggccaaatcagtgaatagtcagtaattggattaagtaaactcatcggacactctaaataagcaatttgaaaatgaaaaactattaaaaacataccgcgtaaaaaagacttatCTAAACAATCTGCGTAAAATCTGAAATTCGCgtataaaaacgcgtaaatgCCGAAATCCGTCTAAAAATGTCACGCATTTCAGGTTAATCACCAGGAACAAGGTCTCTATGATGGAACGCGGGTGACAGAGTTTTTATGCGCGAAATTGATCATGTGTGAGGTTATATCGGAGTATCTCAGAGTGATTTTATTTACCCAATAATGATTAGGAGACGTCAGTATCGTGTTATTCTAGGCTTTGCAATGACTATCAATAAGTACGGAGACAATTTTTGCACGTGTGAATGTTTTCTGGAGTTCGGAATTTTCTCATGGACAACTATTTTGCAAATCGTTACTTTTTTCTCAATTACAttcgtttttatttgttttgtaagttttacttGAAACGTAACAtcataaagttgaaaaattggacTCTTATTTAAGTTATacagtttaaacgaaaatttataaattattaaaaaacaatttttcgaaaacggGTTAATAATGGAAAGAAAAGTTCTGTGCAGTGGCTCCGTATGAGAGGGAAGTTGTTGATTCGTTTTCAAATAAACAATCAATCCAAGCGTTTTCATGATATACTGACAGAAGGATGTTTCTCACAGTTAAGGTTAACAGTTAAGTTAAAATTAGCGTTGACCATCTACATCGAAATGTCGAATTGTCATAGTTGAATCTTGATTCCAAGCTAGATTTTTTGAAGAAGGTAaatcattttagaataaatTCCAGCATTTATAGTAAATTtattacactggggtcgctttttacgcgggttgtttttatgcgttttttcaaaCAGCATATTTCGGTTGGAAGAAGACTGTTTACACGTCAGTCGCTCCGGTTTTGCAGCAAGCAGATTTTTTCCCGTTTTGATTGCTAAAATTCTCTGGAAAACATTCCTCCGGAATAGAATTTCGGATCGGTTATTGTCGTGGGTGAATTTGCGGCTCGTGTACTGTGAACGTTTTTATTTGTGACGGAAGTAAGCTCGCTTGTGTGAAGGATGAATATTTTTCGACTggccggtttttttttttttcttcacataacatttatttgacacggcacaaatacaatttaatgttcgaGGTCTATTTCGACTGTAAAGATTTCAAATTTATGGtgtttcggcttgcagtcttcTCTTAAAAGATCAAAACAGAAGTTTGTCTACTGTCCTACGTTTCGGCTGAGTGTATTTAGCCTTCTTCCGGGAAGAAGGCTAAATACACTCAGCCGAAACGTAGGACAGTAGACAAACTTCTGTTTTGATCTTTTAAGAgaagactgcaagccgaaacaccataaatttacaatttaatgtttaacggcgccaattatatctgatgacttaaaaactaaagcaaattttttatcctcgctgccgactacgagctgaaattaagtctaacttaaaactagcatgggatttccaatcagtgttttgttgttcaatggtcgtctgataatcgtcgaatggcatgtatggattcgttctgctgagccacgatgtcgtgagttgggacagaggctcgtagtccttgggtcctggttctattgtgcggggtctggttgctggttttgtgcttaaggttcaaacgtgttcttgtcgttttgttgggtgtagacggaggggaacgggactagactggggcgtggatggatttcaggaaaacgtatataagggacatgtaggataggtcacggctcgccaagacatcacgaacaggaacagccggctgtctaccctcggcctgcagggaagctattaatttagacctggcgtcacggtgtacagggcatgaccaaaccacatgctctatgtcgtgataaccttcaccacaggcacagataccactttccccgagcccaacacgacggaggagcgcgtcaaatctatagtgattggacataagccgggacatcacgcaaatgaaatcccgacctacatccaaccccttgaaccacgggttcgtcgatactttggggattatggaatgtaaccaccttcccaattcccctctggtccaagcattttgccaactgatgatcgtattctgacgtacaagtgcgaaaaattcattaaaggcaattggtctttcataaatatcaccgtttgttgcgcccaccttagccaaagagtccgctttctcattacccggtatcgagcagtgagaagggacccacgctaaggtaatctgagtagatttttcggataaagcactcagatgttcccgtattttccccaggaaatacggagagtgcttaacatctttcatcgatcggagagcctcaatggaactgagactgtccgtaaagatgaaataatggtccgtgggcattttttcgataatccctagggtgtactgaattgcagctaattctgcgacgtaaacagaagcaggattatcgagcttatgggagacggttaaattgttattgaagataccgaagccagtggacccatcaagaagtgatccgtcagtgtagtacatattgtcgcagttgatgtttcgatatttattggaaaaaattttagggatctgctgcacgcgtaaatgatccgggattccacgagtttcttctatcatggatgtatcgaaaaacacagtagaatcagaagtatttgataagtcgacacgatttggaatattcgaagaagggttaatattttgggacatgtgattgaaatacaatgtcataaaacgggtttgagaattaagttcgattaacctttcaaaattttcaatcacgggacggttcaagacctcacatttgattagaatacgagaagacaggctccagaagcggtttttcaatggtagtactccagctaaaacctccaaactcatcgtatgggtcgactgcatgcaacctaaggcgatacgcaaacaacgatattgtattcgctccagtttgatcaaatgtgtgtttgctgcggagcggaagcagaaacacccgtattcaataacagacaatatcgttgtttggtaaagccttataaggtctcctggatgggctccccaccattgtccggttattgtacgaagaaaattcactctttgttgacattttttcatcagatacctcacgtgacaaccccaggtgcctttagagtcgaaccagacaccaagatatttgtgtaccaaaacctgagaaatcgttttacccattaattgtgtttgaagctgagcaggtgcatgcttcctagaaaaaactactatctcagtcttctccggagagaattcgatacctagctgtaaagcccaagcagacaaattgtccaaggtatcttgcaatggtccttgcaaatcggcagctttggctcctgtaacagagattacactgtcgtctgcaagttgtcttatcgtgcatgaatttgccagacattcgtcgatgtcatttacataaaagttgtaaagaagggggcttaaacatgagccctggggaagacccatgtagctaatgcgaaaagttgccaaatcgccatgcgtaaaatgcatgtgcttttcggacaacaaattgtgcaaaaaattgttcaaaattggagaaaatccttgtcggtgaagtttacccgaaagaatgtcaatagaaacggaatcaaaagcccccttaatgtccaagaacgcagacgccatttgttctttacgagcatacgccagctgaatatctgttgaaagcaacgcaagacaatcaatcgtccctttggcacggcggaagccaaattgagtttctgatagtagaccatttgattcgacccagtggtctaaacgacggagtatcattttttccatcaatttccgga encodes:
- the LOC129722246 gene encoding uncharacterized protein LOC129722246 isoform X2, which codes for MFGKLLVLVLVLIGIGSVSATSLNETEMIVRKFLSRKKNLLHQSAKCTNDDQGMHKFDRNDFYYVCHPDGVMIGMCPTDMVFNETEGRCVERNWTSAKTIRVYDESENCDVVVPNCNQPGVFPVPSNCSFYYDCQEYRHGYQQFVYRCPYHTMYHPELHRCTTMTRCYPIPYEIFDRFSGEYFPQCVARGQFRTSNDCNLYYRCIPNMDGSYFQIRYECPPSMEYSVELERCVPRHTDECRCLPLVKIISDYLAKHNLTDCESVPRLTTAVSTINTTITASGRCSCTTSTPSSECSLATTKSEPTTEAQRTAATPASSTVKSTPIPISTKRIRTTTEVFITTPTTKLVTFSTQPPTTPDESHETVTDIDDVTTETHVPSTDIPISTNTPVVTEIPTSVATTDLPDIPTDLTTPFETEEPTLATEPSTSATEKTAEDFTWDQMFYKRNKTTTATPTTSATTSCIQFASNESDFPDSDYWDKSLSRESWEIATELPAAAIDKCNNVYCLNINPGGLNCEQVKGRQHGRMMIPGYIIRYRQRSNAKHKRDPKLDAGIELRLRFPNSYRIEAIARKDLHQVEQ
- the LOC129722246 gene encoding uncharacterized protein LOC129722246 isoform X1, translated to MFGKLLVLVLVLIGIGSVSATSLNETEMIVRKEPCTKLEYYDRFRRRCQNFPGGGYFVIADHSAKCTNDDQGMHKFDRNDFYYVCHPDGVMIGMCPTDMVFNETEGRCVERNWTSAKTIRVYDESENCDVVVPNCNQPGVFPVPSNCSFYYDCQEYRHGYQQFVYRCPYHTMYHPELHRCTTMTRCYPIPYEIFDRFSGEYFPQCVARGQFRTSNDCNLYYRCIPNMDGSYFQIRYECPPSMEYSVELERCVPRHTDECRCLPLVKIISDYLAKHNLTDCESVPRLTTAVSTINTTITASGRCSCTTSTPSSECSLATTKSEPTTEAQRTAATPASSTVKSTPIPISTKRIRTTTEVFITTPTTKLVTFSTQPPTTPDESHETVTDIDDVTTETHVPSTDIPISTNTPVVTEIPTSVATTDLPDIPTDLTTPFETEEPTLATEPSTSATEKTAEDFTWDQMFYKRNKTTTATPTTSATTSCIQFASNESDFPDSDYWDKSLSRESWEIATELPAAAIDKCNNVYCLNINPGGLNCEQVKGRQHGRMMIPGYIIRYRQRSNAKHKRDPKLDAGIELRLRFPNSYRIEAIARKDLHQVEQ
- the LOC129722246 gene encoding uncharacterized protein LOC129722246 isoform X3 encodes the protein MHKFDRNDFYYVCHPDGVMIGMCPTDMVFNETEGRCVERNWTSAKTIRVYDESENCDVVVPNCNQPGVFPVPSNCSFYYDCQEYRHGYQQFVYRCPYHTMYHPELHRCTTMTRCYPIPYEIFDRFSGEYFPQCVARGQFRTSNDCNLYYRCIPNMDGSYFQIRYECPPSMEYSVELERCVPRHTDECRCLPLVKIISDYLAKHNLTDCESVPRLTTAVSTINTTITASGRCSCTTSTPSSECSLATTKSEPTTEAQRTAATPASSTVKSTPIPISTKRIRTTTEVFITTPTTKLVTFSTQPPTTPDESHETVTDIDDVTTETHVPSTDIPISTNTPVVTEIPTSVATTDLPDIPTDLTTPFETEEPTLATEPSTSATEKTAEDFTWDQMFYKRNKTTTATPTTSATTSCIQFASNESDFPDSDYWDKSLSRESWEIATELPAAAIDKCNNVYCLNINPGGLNCEQVKGRQHGRMMIPGYIIRYRQRSNAKHKRDPKLDAGIELRLRFPNSYRIEAIARKDLHQVEQ